The DNA segment GTCTTCAGAGCTGAATGAGTTGCAAGTCATAATCGTTGGTTAACGATAAtggttattataataattggagaactttttctaaatattatacCCAAATTATTACATTCCAATATGAAAAGATCATAACCCTCAAGCTACAAGGGTgaagaaaaaaattaatgacCTAGACATTACGCAAACACACACAGTGTCACCAAGTGTTAAGaaaaattcattaaatgaataaacactaaactTTATACATATGACCACAGCTCACGCCACTGCTTTAGCCAGGCTGATTTGTATTGCTCGTGGAGTTGTTCTAGGAGTGTACGCTGTAGGCCCTGCTTgcttacaatatatacacaattggtgttgtatatttaattttcattgaataaGAGTTAAAGAAGCTTTCTGGTCTGTAGTATTTAGTGGTTTACATTTAGATGATGATGTaacaatgtcattttaatgttgaaactGGAACTAACAGTTATATACTGATATCAAGATAAATTTACTCCAATATCTAAACTGCATCATGACAAagctttaattatttatttcttttatcagaTTTAATCTagactttgcttgactttgtAGCGTTTAGTATAGTACAATATTATCTTTCCACCGTGTAAAAAGTTCACACCCACCATTCATTGAAAAAATGTCATTCATTAAAACGAAACTAGCAACCATTTTACATGTAAAGCAGTACAGCGATTGGATGAGTGAAGGACGGGCCTCAGAGTCAAAcagcatattttatattttgcactACTATTCAGTTTTATCTCAAAAAGAACAACTGTCGTTAATTTGTGGGAGTgaattttaagttaaaacaacTATTAGAAGCGAACTTTCGTCCGACACATTAATGGCAACCATTAGTTTGTGTAAATTCGCTATCTTCTTGTGTTGAACTCTTCTCGGTTCGTCTGGTTTCATATCCGCCTCGTTTCCATTGAATGGGAATTCCAGTGTGACGTAGAGTTGACGTAATGAATGAAAATAGATTTTCCATATATGGAATATGCGTATCCCACAATGCACCGCGTTTCTATAACTACAAACTAATCAGAATGAAGCTACAAAGTCACATGCAAAATGACGTCAATATTGACCAATGAAATTATATAGAAATGACGTATTACTATTTTTAGTTCcttgagtcatgtcatataaatTGTTGTACTAGCTGTGTATTGCGATTAGTCTACGCACCGCTTACAAAGACTTCAGACAAAACTGAGAAAACCTGTGACTCATTTCTCGATTTTTGACTCATCGGATTGAAAATAGTCTGTCGAACTGACATTGAAAGTTGGGAAACACTGTGAGTCAGTGGattgtggcaatattttttaCTAGAATCTCGTGCTTAAACCGAAAAAGTGGCTGCAAAATTTAAACACAGGACGATGGAGACGACGATGTATAATGACGATAGCGCTGGTCGAGAAAACACGTTTGGGAGTAAACTGAACAGTATGAAGCGCTCAATGACTTTGGATTTTAACTGTTCAAATGGAATTTCAGCCTCTAAGAAACAAAAAATTCAGACTGCTCTTTTACAGTCACCAGATCTGAACATGTTGAAGTTGGCCTCGCCTGAACTTGaaaaaatgattattcaggCCAACGGTATGGTGACAACAACGCCAACACCAACACAGATACTTTTCCCAAAGTTTGTGACGGACGAACAGGAAGCGTATGCTCAAGGATTCGTGGCAGCTTTGGCGGAACTTCACTCAAAGCCGGAAGATGAAGATTACGTTGTTGGAACCACTGCGTCAATGACTTTATCATCAAGTGACGCATtaagaaacatttttacaacgaCAACATCTCTTCCAGGATGCTACAACACAGCGAGCTTGCCGGCCAAGTCGTTACTCAATGGTTCGCAAACCATGGTTCATATTAAGGAAGAACCTCAAACGGTGCCTTGTGGTCTCAACTCCCCTCCGCCATCACCAATCAACATGGCTAACCAAGAAGTTATCAAGCTCGAACGTAAAAGAGCGAGAAACCGTGTTGCAGCTAGAAAGTGTCGCACAAGGAAACTGGAAAGAATTGCCCGACTTGAAGATAAAGTGGCAGAAATAAAAGGACAAAATAATGACTTGTCTACCCAGGCGTCGAAACTCAGGGACGAAGTGTGTAAATTAAAGCAAACAATCATTGACCATGCAAACAGTGGATGCCAGATTATGATGTCACATAACATTAATATGTAATTGTGGAATTGTGTATAAATTAGGATATTTTAATTGGATTGGAACGGGTTATGGACCATTgtttatgtcaaaatatttggATAAATGGCCAGAATCCTAGCATAATTTCATTGTTATGTATAATTCTCTGTTTAAAGTTGCACAAAACTTCAACTATAAGGACATTTatgattttcttaattatttgtttattgatgtTGGCAATAATGTTAATAGTTAACAACATTTTTAGGTGTATAACAATTGATTATTATAccatgtgaatgttttttaaccaagtttGTGGAAGCAAGAATTTTTTTCTCAagtttctgttattttttcgaAATGTTCTATTCAAAGTACAGTATACAATAActattaaaacagaaaaacacatggtatgatattcatataatataagtTAATGGGTCAAAGGTATTGACTACAAAATAGCTTAATTtgtgaatgtttttgttgtatgtatcatttaaaatcgCCAATCATTTCATATACATGACGAACATTCATTCATTACACAGCATAAATGATCATTCTCAGCCATTCGTGTAAAAGGtgctttaaatattgttaatgcttgtttttatatgtttttattatgatttttaacaagatctttttaagaataaaaaatggaaaCTATAAAAACCTCTGTCTGATTTGCTTTGATGATTTTGAActttgtttcaataatacaacTCAAAggtgatgatgacgatgatgatgatgatgatgatgatgatgatgatgatgaaaaggTTAATCAAGATGATGAAAAGGATAAAGATGATGACGATTACGTATTCAAAGCCtcaattttattgatattcaCCTTTCTTCAACTTGAACATGATGGTGATCACAAATAATCAATCACGATAATAAACTTAAAGATCTCGAAACTTTCAAAGGGACTTGTTCACAGGTTTTATGTTCGTGACAACTtcttttaaacttgtttaaattgatgtttttacctactttgattaaaaaacatcaaatagcAAATGGCAGATACTCTTCAAAcagaatttgtattttttagcTGAAAATCGTTCAATCTTGATAGCTTTACTGACAacttttggcaaaacatgccaTTTAATGTCGGATTTCAGTATCTGTCTACATTAGCTGTTTATTTGAACTTAAGATGGTGTTTCATCATTGTTACACGCATATAATTCGCTCACATTtctcaagaaataaaaataaagatggCTGACCCTTTAAAACGTGGACAAGTTTCTTAAAAGCtgtttatttacttaaatacaaacatactaCTAATAGGCACACTCAGTGATACAAATTACagcgtacatgtatatatgattgTCGATTTCACTTTCACACTCGACAAATTTAAAGTTTCAGTTTTGTGGGAATTTCGTTTTGCCGtacagttttataattatcTGTGAGCAATAAATGTATTGCACCCAAAACCAAAGTTGCATATATGTCTTAAAGAAACTGATAAAATGATgtcaataaacatgtattaaaatggGGATACGACCTCAATGTCACATCCAATGTAATTGTACTTAGTCATATACAACCGTGAACGCATTGTTCTAAAGGTCCGGAAACTATTTGTTTCCCAAAGTTTCATATATCATTTCTGGAATCCCCAGCCCTGTTTACCAAGTATTAgctgtatttcaaaatatagaGTATTTTGCGTCACTCCTATTTGCAAACAATAATACACACATGTAGGTCTACTTGGCAAAGTATCAAGTATTCATACTACTTTAAAGTCCTGCGTTGTTCGGGCTGAAAAATACAAGGACGTGTTTTTAAGTGGACTGAATTGATATCAAATGTTGTCCATAACGTTCGCACTAACAGCCTTAATTAAAGCTATAAGTTTAAGTATGAgatagttaatattttattgttttagctTTAAGCCTGATAAGTTTCATATTTGTATGGTTTATGGAATGCGAAACTTATAGTGAAACACTTTCGAACTGACAAACGAGAACTAccgttttaaaaacaaacaaacaaaaacctgAAAGTTAAGGAAGGATAATCAGCGACTTGATTACAATCATTAAAATGTCACCACACTTTGTTAATAGGTTAATGTATATCTGATCATGTTCAGAGCGAATCTGATTGGTAAACACTTTGTCACGATCGAGCATGTGTTGTGCCCGCGGTTAACCACATCATTTACGTCATGACTAACGTCAACGCCGCCGTAAACGCTACGAGGCATACCACGAAATACAGTAGGCCGCAGTGTATATAATCTATGTGTCTAAAGtgttgaattatatcatttcgAAGCCATATAGTTAGAACAACAAGAACAAGTTTGAGGACATTAATTCCTTAACGGTATAATAATCACAGATGTACACTGAGCCGACTTTAGATAACCACAATACATTTACACCTTGGTAAGGTCAGACGAGTTGCGCCCCTTGCAAATATTGTGGCGGCAAAATCATCGAATTTTACCGTCGGGTGGTGAAACGTGTTTATTTACTCAGTATACGGTACTAGATATGAATCATAATTTTGCGCCTTGAATAAAGaaacaatattgaatttgttGTACTTAAGATGTGCTCTTTAATAATACGTCTTATCACGCAGCTTATCGTAAAGATGTACGTCTACTTTTCGCACGTGCGTTTCGTTCTCAGTAAGGGCGTTAGATTTGCATGGGTGAGACAAAGAAGTATTAAAGGACTAAACGaacttaagattttttttactgcAAGAATGCTGAAATTCCAAAAGACAAACTCACAAATCTTTCGGAACGGTCCCTGGTTTTATTTTAGccacattttttaatgttaacgTGTAGGTGGTTTTAATagcattttagctttgtctattGCCCCAATCCCCATCCCTACTAAACTATTTTGTCTCTTTGTTTAATAAGGTTAAGATAGTCGTTTTGTCCCATAGAAAATGACGGGAGTTGAGCGCGTCTATCTTACATAAAACTGTTGTGATGTTTTTAAGTAAACACTAATTCGGGTTTCTACGATCATCGACGATCGATTGAAAATGCGTCAACTCTTCAAAGACCTTTATGATTTTGATAATCTAtgaaatgtatgtacatgtatatagatataGTTGTGGATACTTCGTTGATGGCTCTTCAAACTGTGATACATATATTAGtatttgtttcaaaagaaattcgTGCACACTCATGACAATCACGCCAGGGACGTCGATCTTTGGACCACGTTTATCCGTTTTGTTTTAGTTACATGTTTATCgtccatttaaggaatgaattgcggggttgatgtcattatcggggatatgaacgcaattgggacCTTCGGACTCCAcgcacattgaccaacccaattgcgttcataccccatcgattgatgaacgcaattgccgataggcagttcatttaaggaatggaagttgatgtgtaaatatatatcgaTATACGTCGACGTAAACTTGAAGACAACGCCGCaaaatcggaacactttcggcactatttttgaaatatttttagttagacttgcaccacaaccacaaaattttccatcagcttaataggattcaagaccaattggttgatataaatggcatttttcaagatactaccaatctgcTTGAAAAGTACTTCATTAACCGCACAATTaaggactgccattttcgtcctcggagtacctaaatatggaacagctttaattcgttatttatttttatgtattctttaaaaaatattgctcCATGATTTGTTtaggtaaattaataatttatgttatttccagcttgttttttttctgtcatttttgtcagtaaaatttaatGGTTTCAATAAAAATCAGGCTGTACCAGTATGTtgtgattgtggcaagcatgaagtTTTTTCCCCGCAggccatgtattgacatttgaacatgaaaaactttaaatgataggagtatttgaaatacttaccggaGAATCGTGTTCCTTGGAACTTGTATCTGAAGCAAgcatctttattgattaaaatcgtaaataaactgatctcgatcggaaaaacacttttataatggcTGTTCCATATTcaggtactgttccgatttagaTGCATACTAGTACAATAAAGTTACACGATAAACGTCgagttaaaattaaattcaacgCACGCAAACAGAAGAGTATATAATAAATCTTATCAAACATAGGTACATACTAGTGTAATAAAGTTACATGATAAAGGTCGGCGTAAAATTGAATACAACGCACGGAAAAGAGCATATTAATCTCAATAAGCATAGCTACATActagaataaaaaaagttacaTGTCCGACATGTACATAAATGCCTCGAgtttgtgaccttgaccttcgaccaACGACCTTGATGCCGCGGTACGCAACGTACAGTCTTTACTACAGCCACGGCGTACCCATGCCCTCAGTGGAAAGCGTTTGGAATGCATAACTCGTCAAAAAGCACGTAAAAGCatgtttatcatgaaaaaaaacCCTGTTTACTTCGGCACACGTCCAAGATTTTTGATGTGCAAACTTGTGTGCAATTGACCCACTCCCTCGTGTTGCTGGGTGATTTGTGCATCTCAAAACAGCAGGTATTATTAAGTGTAATGTTCCGCAATAATAGCCCTGTGCTGTTGCAAATGTGATAATCTAATTcaacaacaatgaaaatgctcataaaacaatattgaattcGCATGTAAAAcagaatatgtaaatattattcaaatattcacaatatttatgatattaaaatgtCTGGATTTTTTATGAGGCTTAAAATGTATAAGAGAATGTATGACCCTAGAATGATCTAAACTTAAGACTTCCACCAAAGTGAACGCACAGAAATCACACAGTGCTATTTCTCGACCATTTATTTCCAAAAAGATCTAGCAAGATTTTCAATCATAAACTTATTAACAAAATAGAtgacataaaatttaaaagaaatattattttggacGGATTACTTAATACTTTCCATATATATTGAATACTTGTTTAAGATAAAGAAAGAATAGAATTAGCTAAAAATATCACAgataataacatatattaatcAAATTGCACTTTgcaaatcaatacacaaaaaaacGTGCAACCATcaacaacatattaaatgcAGGTAAGTATTAATAAATGCAAATTGCAAACAAGCGTCAAATTTAACACACAGATAagcattataatattaaaataaaaatccaaCTGATATAAATGAAATCAGTTATCTGTACATAAATGCAAGTCATCTGGTACAAGTTGACTGTTTAGACagataaacattatgtttttatgagGAACTCGGTGCAAACTGTTCCGAGTTCTAAATTTCAACCCATCAACAATAAACTCCTGGCTAATAATGagtacaataaaaataagaacatattagctattttatttttatattcaaacattgtaatttataacaattttctattgataatatttcaacatttttgtactgatataatttcaacatgtcttgatatttcaatatttcatatcatAGTTCAACACTTTAGTATTTATATTATtgcaacatttatataaatattcctaTGCTTTATTCAAGTGTTTCCAAAAACGAAATCCTtcagcaaaaaatacaaaaaatgtcaattcTATCAAGATCTCTTTTCTTTTAGTTGCTGATATTGCCgataaaagtacatgtatgatatcacagttattcattttaagcacaaatgtgtttatttattctCCTGTTTTGGTGCTTGTGGCGTCCATGTTGTCAGATGATGACAGTATTGTTTTCAGAtcctgaaaaatatataaacgaCAGATTGAGGAATAATAATTCTCTATGTAcatgatgtgtttgttttttttcttaaaattgtactgaaatcaaaattgaaatagtTTCATAACCAGATTGATCAGCcttttaaaaatgacatgaTTCTATAATCGGAGTATCAGGGTATTGCTGCCTTCAATAATTATAAAGTTTAACTTGACAACATAATCCACTCAATCCAAGTGCATTTGTTAGTCCAGGTATCTCCTCAATTTTCTTTGGTCTAACTCTTATGAACACTCATACTAATTTACATATCGCCAGAATAATAATGTTACATAACTCCCCAACACTTGACAATTATGTTACAtattacaataattatgttacatatctccttattaattatgttacacaaaaattatgttacatttttacttaataattatgTGGCATGTCTCCTTAAttattacagtcgaaacctgttggctcgatattgcttGTCTCGATTTCCTCATTGGCTGAATCTGGATGTAATTAAAGGACCAATTTTGTTTTAGTCTCTGTAAGCATTCCAGCTTGGCTTGATATTCCCGAGACTTgaagtattttggctggtccctgggatatcgagcaaacaggtttcgactgtatgttaAATACCctttgaataattatgtttaaaatgtaatcggggaaaaaataatcaaaagtaaatattaaaaaaaaattaaaacaagtttcTTACAAGAGATTTAAACGTCTTGCAAGCGTTGATAACATCCTGGATCAAGGGATGTTCGACCAAAACTTTAAAGGGCACACTTTCAAGGTTATCATTGCCAAGCTCCTGATAAACACTCGCCAACCGCTCCTGCAAATGCAATGTAAACTTTAggtaaaacaatcaatataagTTTTGCATTTGGGAAACAATGTGTTGGCGAGATGATGGTCACAGCTGTTCCatctaaaatatgataaaagtaCATTTGTGACATTATTTATGTAAGTTTAaagtacatatatacaattgGACCAACTCAGTGTAcagacacatttttttctgagcTTGTAACCACTTTCATAAGGcgtaaaaaaattgtttccacAAACCTGACAGACCCTATTTTTCCTGCCGACcctacaattttttttggcgTACTGTGGAATTTTTCAGTAATTTcctaaaaaatgttcatttacgAGTGGACATGCTAAAACTCAccaatttgtatttaaacctttctacaatagtgatataaCCTTGTTAAAGGTTGGTTTTGAACAGAATGCTGGTTCTCAAAAGAAAGAAGTAATTCCTATCTAACAACCCCTTTTTTGTGAAgatgttagtggaaacaaagaacTTTTCTTTTGGCCTAAAATTATCTTACAAACATGTTGACAGATGGTATAATCATGCATCAACTTAAAAGTCATCAATCAGaactcatttttcttttttttaaacacaatgtaGAGTTTTATTAGTTGTATTGCACTGCCTGTAGTTAATTAATGGAAAAATGAACCCCAAGCTCCGAATAAAGTATATTCTCAAATACTTACCCGAGACGTTGCATCCTCAGGGTCAGCAGTGACGGAGTATCTGTGACTGTCACCCTTGGGTGTCTCCCCATGGTGCAGAACACGGTAGAGTGCATCAAGGGGTACAACTGCGTCAATGGCTTCAGACGGGATGTCCTCCGGCGGTGGCATTGGAGAAACATCCTCCAGGTCTTCTGGGATCTCTGGGCTAAAACAGAATGGCATTTTTGACAGTTTATATGCCATCTGATTATAACCTTAACTTTCATAAAAGATATGGATTGGACAAAAAAGTACAGAATAATGAACACATACTAAGATCAAAAGGTTGCTGTGACCTAGACCTTGAATGTAAGGACTTGTGCGCGACACAGCTTCATGCTATGGGggtcacttctgccaaataaatttgaaatccaacaatgaatgagaaagatatggacCAGACAAAAAGGGTGCAGATGAACCAACTGGGTGAAGTGACAAGGTGCGTGATTCCTATATAGCCCCCACTTCCTTTGTGAAGAGGGGGTATATGATAACTATCCTCATTCAGCAAAATTAAGAATTGACAACAGTTGCACTGCATTGTTATAACAGAGTGCCAATCATGAGAGAAGTCACATTATCGCAACACCAGGCCTTCAACAAGTGACAAGCAATTCCAGCTAGCA comes from the Mya arenaria isolate MELC-2E11 chromosome 13, ASM2691426v1 genome and includes:
- the LOC128214773 gene encoding transcription factor Jun-like — protein: METTMYNDDSAGRENTFGSKLNSMKRSMTLDFNCSNGISASKKQKIQTALLQSPDLNMLKLASPELEKMIIQANGMVTTTPTPTQILFPKFVTDEQEAYAQGFVAALAELHSKPEDEDYVVGTTASMTLSSSDALRNIFTTTTSLPGCYNTASLPAKSLLNGSQTMVHIKEEPQTVPCGLNSPPPSPINMANQEVIKLERKRARNRVAARKCRTRKLERIARLEDKVAEIKGQNNDLSTQASKLRDEVCKLKQTIIDHANSGCQIMMSHNINM